The following DNA comes from Bradyrhizobium sp. SK17.
TAGGCTTCCAGCAGGTCGGCGAACACGGCGGGATTGTCGTCCGACCAGTGGTCGAGGAAATGGCGGAAGTAGAGCCGGCAAGACTCGCGCGAGCTGCCGACCAGCTGCGCGGCCCATGGCAGTTGCTGGAAGTACTGGTACCAGACCTCGATCAAGTGACCGGGTTGGCCGTAGCGGTGGCCGAGGCCGGGATAGGGCGTGCACAGATAGAGCGTCCCGGTCAGCCGTTGCGGTGCATGGTGTGACATCGCCTGCATGACGTACGCGCCGAGGTCGCCGCCGATCGCGCCGAAGCTGGCATGGCCGAGCGCATCCATCACCGCGAACATATCGCGCGCGTGGTGCTCCGCGGTGGCCGACGCGTCGGGTCCCGCCGTCGGCTTGCCGGTATCGCCGCAGCCGCGCAGATCGGGCGCGATCAGCTCGAAGCTGTCGCCGAGATGCAGCATCAGCGGACGCCACACCAGCCAGAACTCCGGCCAGCCATGGAGCAGGAGCAGCGGCGGTCCGTTGCCGAAGCGCGCGACATTGACGTGCAAGCCGCCGATATCGATCCTCTGTTGCGTGATGCCTGCTGCGGCTGCGTCCGCGAAGGCTGTTTCCAATGCTGTCATGGCGACCTCCTGTGGTTTGCCGTAGGCTGTCCGCGTTGGCGCGTCCGGTCCAATACTGGTTCGATACGATTGCAGAGCCATTGCGTATGATGGTGGCGGCGGTGGTCGTGCTATATCGCCGGCATGGAATTGCGACACATCCGATATTTCGTGGCGCTCGGCGAGGAATTGAATTTCACCCGCGCCGCA
Coding sequences within:
- a CDS encoding alpha/beta fold hydrolase, which encodes MTALETAFADAAAAGITQQRIDIGGLHVNVARFGNGPPLLLLHGWPEFWLVWRPLMLHLGDSFELIAPDLRGCGDTGKPTAGPDASATAEHHARDMFAVMDALGHASFGAIGGDLGAYVMQAMSHHAPQRLTGTLYLCTPYPGLGHRYGQPGHLIEVWYQYFQQLPWAAQLVGSSRESCRLYFRHFLDHWSDDNPAVFADLLEAYVDNFMKPGNIQGGFDWYLSSAPNRRLWLEGRLPAKPRIEVPSRFLWGRRDPLIAPQWSDRLGDYWSEPSIRFVDTGHYVHVEAPAIVAEEARGFFGRLENATRGG